Within the Pseudopipra pipra isolate bDixPip1 chromosome 19, bDixPip1.hap1, whole genome shotgun sequence genome, the region TCCTGGAAGGTAAACATTCCCTGGAATTACACAGTGTGTCCTAGGATGTTTGTTCTTATCTTTTAATCTCCTCATCCTTAGACAGCTGTTGTTCTTTAGCTTTACAGAATTACCACTGCACATGTGCCTAATCATTTCTCCAGCATTTCATGTACTCAGTCTGATGTAGCATCTTCACACAGACATGAGACTGTTCCAAAGCCTCATGACCTTACCTTTTAGGGTAACTGAAAGTTTTTCTCATACCAAACCACCTTTCACAATATTTCTCACATCTCAGAAGGCTAAAATAAGCAATCAATTAAACACAAACCCTCTGTCTCACCTGTATCAAATCAGTCCCAGGAATTCAATTATTGCTGCACTCCAAACTAAAATTACATTGCCAgtgaaaaatgctgttttgaaGAATGTACTTGAATTTTTCGGCTTCATCAGCACTGGTATTTGTTTTCTCCTGCCCTAGCTTCCAAGAATTCTTCTGTGCCATGGAACTGCTTTCAGAACCTCAGGTTGTTCACCTACTAAAATCAAAAGTAAGAAGAATTAGCAAAGTCACAAGCAAGACCACAATGGAAGGTGACAAACAAACATGGTACTTGACATACTTCACCATCTTAGCGAGGGGTTTGGACACACCATGCAATGCCAGTGCAGTGTCCTACGGCCTCTGTGTCCCCCTGCACACatcagaaaatacagttttataaAGGTCAGACAACTAAGACATGGATGAAATTACAATTATTCAGTAACACTGTTGTGGATAATCAAAACCTGAACAAAGAGTAATGGACAAGCATACCTATTGGAGGCTCCTCTGATCTCAATGGGAATGCCTCAGTTACTGGAGACACTGCAGTAACACAGACCAGCAGGCGATGGTGGGGTGGCCTCGCTGAGCACAGCACTATTTTTAGATAGTTTAACACATCACTCAGTGTGTAACATCACTCAGTCAAcagtgaaacatttttcttctgagaaaggTTAAAGCACATGCAGCTGCACTTGCCTGGACATTGTACTCCTGTAAATATCCAACTGCTGAGGAGGATACATGTAAAGCACTGGCTGTTTCCTTGTTCACTCATGACCTTGTATACAATTAGGGAAAGCAGTCactgaacaaatatttttgctgtgtGTACTCTTACAACTTTTACAAAATCTCTTCAGATTTTTGCCTCAGAAAAACTGGACCATCTATTATGCACCAAGACGTTTTCAGATAATGAATCAGAGCATGAATGACATGAACTTctaataaacaaaattaaatgtgATAATAAAATCAACTCAAAATACTTTTGAATGCAAAACATGCAAAGGACCACAGTGTCACTAACGTGTCATCTGCCCGTGCCAGCACACAGTCCTGGGGTGTCTCTTGCTCCTCCTTCACAGTCACAACTCTCACATCTCCCAGGCCAGAACAAGCAGATTCTTTATGCAGCTGCTCATCATTGTCATACCTGCAAATACAACCCAGATTGTTGATTGAAACACTTCTTTGGCAAAAAAGTTCTGTCTCTGTTTCATCTACCACCGGTGTCATGTGCTCAGCaatacaaacaacaaaacagacaGAAGCTCTTTGgcaaaagatattaaaaatcttcaattttaattaaattatattacACTTTCCTTTTACAGATATAACTTTCACCCCCTTATTTTTAAGTATCAGCTACAGCCTTTCAAGTAGTACCGAGGAAAACATTTCATCCACCCTTCCCATGTAAAGAGAGGAGAGTACTCACGTCCCATCTGCTGCTATTAGAGATGTGCTGCCTGACAGAGctctttcttccttcacagTGATCCTCCTGACACCCtcagggaggggacagagcgGGGCTTTTGACAGTGGGTCGTAGCTGTCATACctagaaaagaaatacacagtTGGTATCAACACCCAGCACTATTCACTCAGTATTAGTAAACAGAGGAGTGTTGTGGCAATATACCCACAAATCCAATAAAAACCCTGCAACTTCTGCATCGTTCCTGAAATCCAGCTTCTCCTTAAGTGTCAGCCACCGCTCAATGTGATTTCCCACATAAATC harbors:
- the LOC135424468 gene encoding zinc finger protein 692-like — its product is MSLPAKRCGRPPVLSFLEKKKRKQSLDRRRGKTRIYVGNHIERWLTLKEKLDFRNDAEVAGFLLDLYDSYDPLSKAPLCPLPEGVRRITVKEERALSGSTSLIAADGTYDNDEQLHKESACSGLGDVRVVTVKEEQETPQDCVLARADDTAVLSEATPPSPAGLCYCSVSSN